Proteins encoded within one genomic window of Humulus lupulus chromosome 1, drHumLupu1.1, whole genome shotgun sequence:
- the LOC133812984 gene encoding dimethylnonatriene synthase-like, with protein MISLLLNHPSVLKTAQEELDNHVGKERWVQESDIHNLKFLKAIVKETLRLYSSGSIIPREATQDCYLGGHHVRAGTRLIINIWKLHRDPRMWKDPLEFRPERIMTMNACMSFRDQYFEYIPFSSGRRSCPGMELGLLVVQLVLARLVQGFDMKTKDDLPVDMEEELGIALSKLNPLNLILTPRLSSQLYECL; from the coding sequence ATGATCTCTCTACTGTTGAACCACCCAAGTGTGCTGAAGACTGCCCAAGAAGAGTTAGACAACCATGTAGGAAAAGAGAGATGGGTGCAAGAATCAGATATTCACAACCTCAAGTTCCTCAAAGCCATTGTTAAGGAAACTCTTCGTTTGTACTCGTCAGGCTCAATTATCCCACGCGAGGCCACACAAGATTGTTACCTCGGCGGCCACCATGTTCGGGCTGGCACTCGTTTGATCATCAACATATGGAAGTTGCATAGGGACCCGCGCATGTGGAAGGACCCTTTGGAGTTTCGACCCGAAAGGATCATGACCATGAATGCTTGTATGAGCTTCCGAGATCAATATTTCGAGTACATTCCTTTCAGCTCGGGTCGAAGATCGTGCCCTGGCATGGAACTGGGTTTGCTGGTGGTGCAGCTGGTGCTGGCTCGGTTGGTTCAAGGGTTTGACATGAAAACCAAAGATGATTTGCCAGTGGATATGGAGGAAGAATTGGGCATTGCCTTATCTAAGCTTAATCCACTCAATCTCATCCTAACTCCTAGGCTTTCATCGCAGCTTTATGAGTGTCTTTGA